A window of Balearica regulorum gibbericeps isolate bBalReg1 chromosome Z, bBalReg1.pri, whole genome shotgun sequence contains these coding sequences:
- the SLC46A2 gene encoding solute carrier family 46 member 2 yields the protein MVGVTAMRTWIEPVVAGSQVASAFYDTALLLVVKNYYNQTNATAPSHALEDAQQKAVSNFYIIYNLVLGLSPLVSAYGLSKLGDRIHRKIPICFPLLGYLGSKTLLLLLILLGWPIEVMYGAAAFNGLTGGFTTFWAGVMALASLGSSESRRSLRLIIIELVYGLAGFLGSMASGYLFVGFSDRYREGSVLVGCSIVCYAFCLLYSIFVLTVPKPAASCPAKAKSSEEVGSQLPAQTGAAAAESSQPSEGSSSTPVSPSKLIIIMLFVAAILYDLAVVGAMNVLPLFLLREPLSWNAVEIGYGNAAGYVIFITSFLGVFVFSKYLKDITMIMIGVASFSTGILIMAFVRWTFLFYIARAVMLFALIPLPTIRSMLSKHVKGSSYGKVFVLLQLSLVTTGVVTSTVYNKIYQNTLNWYSGFCFILSFLVGCLSLLPLSILAIKQRSSTGSLQILTE from the exons ATGGTGGGGGTGACAGCGATGAGGACGTGGATTGAACCTGTGGTCGCAGGCTCCCAAGTGGCCAGTGCCTTCTACGACACGgcactgctgctggtggtgaagAACTACTACAACCAGACCAATGCAACCGCTCCCTCCCATGCACTGGAAGATGCTCAGCAGAAGGCTGTCTCTAATTTTTATATCATCTACAACCTAGTCCTGGGCCTGAGCCCGCTGGTGTCAGCCTACGGCTTGTCGAAGCTGGGGGACAGGATCCATCGGAAAATCCCCATCTGCTTCCCTCTTCTTGGCTACTTGGGCTCCAAAactctcctgctcctcctgatCCTGCTGGGCTGGCCGATCGAGGTGATGTATGGGGCTGCTGCCTTCAATGGGCTGACGGGCGGTTTCACCACGTTCTGGGCAGGTGTCATGGCTCTGGCATCCCTGGGGTCCTCCGAGAGCAGGAGGTCTCTGCGACTTATCATTATTGAGCTGGTGTACGGCCTTGCTGGCTTTCTGGGAAGCATGGCATCTGGTTACCTCTTTGTTGGCTTCAGTGACCGCTATCGAGAGGGCTCTGTGCTGGTGGGCTGCAGCATCGTTTGCTATGCTTTCTGCCTCCTCTACAGCATTTTTGTCCTGACAGTACCCAAGCCAGCAGCTTCCTGCCCAGCCAAAGCCAAGAGTTCAGAGGAGGTGGGAAGCCAGCTGCCAGCCcaaacaggagcagcagcagcagagagttCCCAACCTTCGGAGGGCAGCAGCTCCACTCCAGTATCCCCCTCAAAACTCATCATCATCATGCTGTTTGTAGCAGCAATCCTCTATGACCTTGCCGTGGTCGGTGCAATGAACGTACTCCCACTCTTCTTGCTCAGGGAGCCTTTAAGTTGGAATGCTGTGGAGATCGGCTATGGCAATGCTGCTGGGTACGTGATCTTCATCACCAGCTTCCTAGGGGTATTTGTATTCTCCAAATACCTGAAGGACATTACCATGATCATGATTGGAGTGGCATCCTTCAGCACTGGCATCCTCATCATGGCCTTTGTGCGGTGGACGTTCCTGTTCTACATTG CACGGGCAGTGATGCTCTTTGCCCTCATCCCCTTACCAACCATCAGGTCCATGTTATCCAAGCACGTCAAAGGATCATCCTATG GTAAGGTGtttgtcctgctgcagctgtcTTTAGTCACCACGGGAGTAGTGACATCTACAGTCTACAACAAGATCTACCAAAATACACTGAACTGGTACAGCggcttctgtttcattttgtcttttctagttGGCTGCCTGAGCCTCCTCCCTTTAAG CATCCTTGCCATCAAACAACGTTCATCCACTGGCTCTCTTCAGATTCTGACCGAGTGA